TGAGTGAGTGAGGCATGCCACTGACTGAGCAGAATATGAGCAAGGGAGGCTGACGGGTTGAGAGGCGCTATTTGGTACTACAAGAGCCGGTTATACTCATTAGATGAAATAACCGCGGTAGACTTGTCCGCCTGTGCTGGCCCTGGCCACTACCATCAGCGTTAGTTGAGCCTACTCGGACTTGGTTTGCGTTGGCTACCAAAGTAGAaaatgcttatatatatatatatatatatatatatatatatgaatgaatgTCTCTCTTTCCTAACagtcatatatacatatctatctattacacacacatatatataagtgtgAAGGTTAGTATCGTGTTTCtcgatttttcataattccCGTTTTATCCTTCAATGTATGtagataattattataattcatatttCGTTCATTCGATGTATCTGGATATCCCAAAAACCAATCGATTCCAATATATTTagacatattttcttttaatgtttcAATTATGATACAACATGACCCTTCTGTAATAATGCAAAGTTTTATCTTGTATTAATTTAGAaatatgataaatatatatatgtctttttATTGTGTTGTGATTGGCCAAGATACTTTATACATCATCAACTAATTTTAATCTATTATCATCGTAAAAATACAGAGTTGGATAAagtgtttttcaatttttcttaatttcaattttaacatttcaatgattttaaacaaattttaatttatattttacaaatTCGATGAATCTAGCCACTTTTTACGCATTCAATTTATGTAGACAAAATTAATTCATTCTTGTATCTTGCCACATAGTGAAACACTTCTTCACATCTAGACATCTAGAGTGACTAAATATGCTCTTTCATACATTAAGACAGGTCCCTTCATTTATTTATGCATATTGACTAAAGGATGCATGCATGCCTATTCACTTCATCTAATCTATTATTCGTCGGTATGATATAATTATCTTCTTATGGCACGTTTTCACTCATTTAATTAAAGTGCTTGGAAtgttttcttattcttattcGGGGTAACCGTCCACAATCACAAACCTtagtttttcaaatctatcatgatttttttttacagaaaTATActaataatcatttttattttaaatctaATGTTCGTCGATTTTTGCCGGACATAGAAATTAGTAAGTAATATGGCaccagaaaaatatttaaaagtaaaataataaattgcatatagaaaagggaaaaactcataaaattcgggaaaaaaaataaaatataaagaattagaaaattaaattaaaaataaaaattagtataattctaaataaattacaaaagagTGAGGAAGTTCAAAAATAAAGTTTgaacataaaaaaattcaaaatctgcaaaaaaagaagaagaaagaaattcGAATTTACACCTGTAATAGCTTAAAGTGTTATTGCACTTGGAGATGTCAATTGTGCATTTTCATAAAGTCCTACTTTTCATatctaatttatttgtttCCCTCTAATGCCTCTTCAAGGCTTCTACCTCCCATCAATTCCTTATTCTATTCCCATTCCCATTGGTGGTCGAGAATTGTGATCGCTCTCTATCTATACATACATCCCTTCCCACAATCATACTACTTAGCCCTATATTTTTCCCTTCCTTCTCCTGcaccctcttcctctctctctctctctctctctgattttcatcCCAAACAGGACAAACTTCCTAGTTTCCACAAATTACTCCAATGAATGGTGCATGACTACGACTCCAAATTGTGGTGAATTAGTCTCTGATTAATCAATAGACTACAGAAAATGGgagacttttcttttctggaTTGACGAGTTATAAAGAAAAAGCACCGAGGaagaatgagagagagagaggcggtGAAGTTTGCGGACCGTGAATGACAACTTGTTGTAAAGAGAAAGGCAGTGAAGTTTGCGGGCCATGATGACAACTTGTTGTAAAGATGTTCATTTTACGAAAGTCTTATATGCTTAGACTCCTACGATCACAAAGAAGACTTAGGAATGTACATAACTCATTTTTGTCGAACAATTCAAGAGTTATGGCGATAtacatttttatttgattccTTCACTTTATGAAGTCctgttaatttttaaaactacTACTAAAAATACCAAGATTACCGAGGGCCGGATCCCTCGATAACTCCATGTTtttgttaaaataaaaatccacCCACCtacccctctctctcctttccTCTCCCACCTCTCTCATACTTTACTTGCATTTTTGAAATCTCAAACCCGAGACCTCCCACCCCCATCCACCCACCCCTCATTTCATCTCCTTAACCATTGAGCTACGGGCATTGTTCTTGTCATTTCTCAACACTTAGTTACATTTGTATTACTTgtctttatattttcatttttaaaaaaccaaaaacttgtaatattaacaaatttgcattgataatatatacatttaacaacaaattcaacattatttatctatataatgCATGTGacatttaattgaaaataaacaCATAGTTTATTTAACCTATCTAAATAGATTTTAATGTAACATAATCGAGAATTTTATAGACTCTCCCTTACGAGTTCGAACATGCTTTCCACTACTATTTCTTTTGAGGTTTTATTTCTAAtactatttatttcattcattattttttatttaactttttatgTATGATATTAAAATGTTAAGTAACTATAAAATGCATCTATTTATGATTCGTGTATGAGTGTAAACATAATCTTAATTATAATGTTTATGCACTCCGAGCGTaaacattatatttataaacttatatctgtatatattttttcaaaaactcaaaaattttaaatagtcAAATTACTTAATTTCATCTTTACTATAAATATTTAACACTTTCaatcataaattaaattaatttatatttaacttacaatataatattatcttcaagaaatataatttttatgtgatatatatctccacaattattattgtaaaaaatattaattttctcatatgatattttattttttgaactttttattaaaaaattgatagtTTTTAATTTACCGAGAGTTTTTCCATCGGTAAATCCCTCGGTAATATTAACGAGGGATTTTTCCCtccataaataattttaaaaaattaattttttaaaattttacctaGGGAAAAATCCCTCGGTAAATCCTCAGTAATATTACCCAAGGATATTTCCCTCggtaaaatatttaaaatatattattttaattttaccgTGAAAAAAATCTCTCTATAATCCCttggtaatttattttttttcaaaaaataatttttattaatttttttattttattgaggGAATTATTGAGGGAAAAATCCCTCAGTAATCCCTTAGTAAATTTTCCAAAGGATTTTTGAGGGATTACCGAGGGACGCAATCCCTCGGTAATTCTTGTAGTAATCTTGGTATTTTTAGTAGTGAGCAAAAATTCATTCTGTAAGGTTTGCATAGACCCCAAGGTTCAATGATTTGTACATAGAGAAGCAACCACTTGAATTTGGCCAAGCGAAGAGTTTAGGATCCTGCAGTTACTTTGTACAACCACTTAGAGGCAAGTGACATCCTTTAATACATCTTCTGCCACTTTTTTATCCTCCCATTACTAGAGACTGAAACATATCTTATTAATGGGTATTTTCCGCAGATTGCATTGACCTTTAGGCAATATGTGATGATTAATATTTCTAGGCAAactatcaaatttttttttgcatacAATATTCAAGCAGTTTAACGTGTATTAATAGTATCAATttagaattgaaaataaaaatttcaaattatggCTTAACATGTCCCCTTATCTCTCCTTACTAAAAAATAGgtcattttatctatctctctctaTTAGAGTATTTCATAAATGTTGTTAATTAAAATTGTACTTTTACCTCTGTGGATaagttataattattttatttttttctgttacttataaaaaaatttcacatattttttagtgtataatttttttttatttttactttactCTTTGATTTACATCTCTTTTTGTTGATTTATAGTCTGTGCCACTGTCGATCTCAAAATAAGTCaaagataaactatatatattatatgagtACTGCATAGATTGTATATGTCTCTTTCATTTTATACCTGCGACAATAAAGTGTCCAAGTTATACATTGTTTACATTCCATTATTTTAGTGAGACattaaatattattcaattaaaaCTTTTTTAGTGATGCTATGTCATTTTAACTTGATAATTATTTTGACATCTTGCATGTGCAATGCCCCTGCTTCCatactagtatatatatgtgtgtttagtctttgtatatatgtaaatgtATATCTTCGGCTGGGAAATGAGAATTAGTTGTTTTTCAATTGGACTATAATTAATTAGAGAGGGCTGGCTGGGTTAATTTGGGTTTCCTGCATTAGTCAAGTCCTTGATAGGATATCTAATGAATCCTATGAGCATTCTAGGCTGGCACCATTGTCCACCGGCAAAGGGGACAATACTTATATGATTAGCCTTTGTTCATTCCGTTTTAAACTaaggtggtgtttgataaaataagtgtttaaaaattaagcacttaattagttaagggAGGATATGTATAGGAAGTGGGGCGGGATGATAAAGATGAGAAAAGTTTTTTGAGGAAGCAAAGAGTactaataagtgaaaaatgacttatttcatttaataaaaattttctacttatttCACTAAGTGGTTTTatacttaatgattaagtagttTAGACTCATATCTCATTCTTTCCATATTTCttccatttattttctcttgtaactaacttttaacctcttaatcaattaagttaaaataaaCGCATCCTAAATGGTGACTGCTCACGGAGCTCAGAGGCTAAAATGTCCATGAAAGGTTATTACATATGTTTGATCCTGCTGATGAAAATAGGACCGACCAATATAAAGTTgtcctagctagctagctgcGAATGAGAATCAATAATATGCATCATTTTCTCATTAATTAATCGCGTCGGAAGCATAACATATTTCCTGCGAACTCACATGAAATCATGTGAAAATCGAGGCTTTTGGAGTTTACATGAGGAGGATAGGAGGAAGTGCAACATATGGATATATACGTTTGAAAGTTTGGGGTGTGCATCCGCCCATCACGTTTAGAGACCTAACGCCGCTATACCCTTGCACTGTAAGACGGAGAAATCAGACTCTTGGCATGGGCCACCAAGCGATTGCCATATATCGAATCTACAGGAAACCGCAAATTTTCGCTAAATCTCCCTGTGTCCTTGTCGTAAAAACTTATGTAACTGGGAAACTGTTGCGAAGACCACCGTGAATGGTATTCACCAATAGGACTTCTTTGACCCTAGCAAACCCAAGTGGTTGCTACCGAGAGATTCCCCCCGGTAAAAACCTCAATCTCGTATAGCTTAGTCCAAGACACCAGCTTCCTGAGCTCCCTCATCGTCCACACTTCATAGCCTTCACTTGGGTTATGCGCCAACGGAGACAGACAACTGCCTACTAACCCAATGTGGTTGCCATCTGAAGGCATCGAGTTAGGCGGCGTCATCTCATGAAATTCCTCCTTGGCCACATCGAAGAGGGATATGACTGGCTGCTTGTTTACCTGAAGGTAAGGAGACCAGCAGATAAATTCATTGAAGATCACTTGATTGCCAGGTGACTGGTAAGGTAGGAAGGACAGCAATCCCCGAGTTGCTTCCAAGAGTTCGTCCTCAGGCTATAAACCTCGACCTGCGAGTGCCTTTTCCTTTCCCGATCTTTGTATTCAAAGTGTAGGTTGATGCATATTACCTGCCAAGAATATAAACAATGACGCAACCGAGGTCGAATAGTAATCTCCTagtctatatatttatatatatatacatatacatgcaGTAGACTGAGATACACCAATTACTGAATCATGACTGATGAACTGGGAAtacattaaaaagaaaaacgtcAATCGATGAAATTCCATGCACCTTGAAGTCATCGAGGTGGCCGCTCAGAGGATTGAATCCGAAACCGCCCAAGTACTTCGGCACCGGACACGGTGGCCGTGGAAGGGTGAAAAGATCATTGATAGTGGGGTTCCCCAGAAAAATCCTGCAGGCTCCGGAGTCATCCCTATGGTAGGTGTACAGGCAGATGATACAATTCAGTGAATCAACCAGCTTGATGAGGACGCGGTTCCAGTGCTTGTACACCTCCACGATGTACACCTACCATAGGGATCTATCTAGATAAGTATGATAATCCTTATCCACCGATACGGAATGTAGTTAATTCAACATACATATGTCGAAGGTTCAgagaaattagaaaattagtCAAGAAATATACTAGTCTGTCCTGTAAAGAATTTGAATTGAAGAATAAAGGCAAATGCAAATGCTTCACTATTTGTGCATGTCGACCATTGCATGTCAACGGCCGGACTCAACCCCAACAATTGCTCAtctcattatattatattcacCCTATTAtcatatatcacatatattatAACTATTCCACGTACACCCTTCAAAATTGTTTGCCCAAACTTGGGAGATGACCCACacttaaattatattattgtattGAAATTCTAGAAGAATATTTACCTAAGGATATATAGGCCATTACGTTGTCACAGCCTAATTCAATCCTAGAGAAGCTTCAGATATATTATCAgaatattttctattattgGAATTttatggcttgtttggtttggaaatgtgattttaaaatcacaactttaacctaattATATCCATAACAAAAcgaaataactcatacaaagtcaaaaagtgagctccatttatattactttttttcacaacaaaataaaataattcataaaaaGTCAAAGGATGTGCTCCATTTATActactcttttttaaaatcaaaatctgattttaaaatcctattttgAAACCAATCGCAGCATTAATTTCCTTCCCTTTCCAATCTTATATCCTTTCGTATCTGGTCGTCCAAATGCAGGCCATGTGGTTCTAAAACCTCATTGGTACGGTAGAACAGGAAGGAAATGTATAAAACTCGAATTATAACATCGAAATGCATTTCTTCTCCATCACCAGTAATCGTTGCAAGAGCATCTCCCATTTACAAAGTGATGAAACCGATTGGCGTCTCTCACAACTATTTCCCTCTTGACAACCTGGGAGATGTGCTTGGTCACATTGTGGCAATCGATGCAGACCCGCAGGTTCTTGGTGATCCTAATCGAGCTTCCTGCCGGCGTGCTCAGCAGAGCGAAAGCGATCGCTAGCCTCTCGCTGTGACCCCACAGCAGCTTCACCTTCATTGGCTCGTCCACATTCCGAAGAACACAACTAGTGTCTGCTGCGTAACCCAAAGCCTCCACTTCCAATCTCAAAGTATCAAGCAATTCCTCGATTTCAGGCCAGTTCGGGTGCGAATTGTTTCCAGCGAAAAAAGTGTGGACAGTCTCTCCTATCTCTACGAGACTGAATCCAGGTGTTTTCATCAGTCCTCTTTGCCTCATAAGCCCTCGAACATACTCAACCTGATCCCACTTCCTGGCTCGTGCATATATATTCGACAACATGACATATATTCCTGGGTTAGCGATATCTAACTGAAGCAACCTGCCAGCAGCCCTTACACCAAGATCGACATTCTTGTGCACTTGGCACCCATTCAACAGGGCTTCAAACACAGAGCTATCAGGTTCAAATGGCATCTGTTGAATCAAATCCTTGGCTTCTCCCAAGCGGCCTGCACGACTGAGAAGGTCCACAAAACAAGCATAGAGCTTCTGACCCGGTCTAATGTTATGATCCGTTTCCATGCTGTAGAATAGTTCAGCTCCCTCTTTCACAAGTCCCGAGTGATTACACGCTGTTAAAACAGAAACAAAAGTGCTTTCCTCAGGTTTGATTCCCTCATCTATCATCTTATGATAGGCAGCAAGAGCTCTGCCTCCAAAACCGTGCATACCAAAGCCTGCTATCAAAGAGTTCCAGAGAATCACATCTTTTTGCACGGGACAAAACCTAAGCACCCGATCTGCATAATCAATTTTCCCGCACTTGGCATACATATCAATTAGGGCAGTCACATTCACGGAACTAAAATCGATATTACGACGAAGTATATGGGCGTGAACACTCATCCCTTTTCTCGGAGTGCCAAAGTGGGTGCAAGCATGGATTAGGCTAACGAGAGTCACAGGATTGGCAACAACTCCTTCCTCCTGCATCTGGCGGAACAATTTCAGTGCTTCTCCTGCTCGCCCATTCTGTGCCAACCCGACCATCATGGCGGTCCAAGTGATCACATTCCTATCTTGCATCCTGTCAAAGACACGCAAGGCAAGCTCTAGGGCATTACACTTCAAGTACAAATCTACAAGTGCAGTACTCAAAATAATGCTCAGCTCGTAACCCATTCTATACATGCAGCCATGGATTACCTTCCCACCTTCAAGATCCACTCGAAGAGCACAGGCATGAAGCAGGCTGACTATCGTCCCTGAATCAAAACATCGGCAACTATCCTTAACTAATTCCTGGAAAA
Above is a window of Punica granatum isolate Tunisia-2019 chromosome 7, ASM765513v2, whole genome shotgun sequence DNA encoding:
- the LOC116214375 gene encoding F-box protein At4g22390-like; this translates as MHFDVIIRVLYISFLFYRTNEVYIVEVYKHWNRVLIKLVDSLNCIICLYTYHRDDSGACRIFLGNPTINDLFTLPRPPCPVPKYLGGFGFNPLSGHLDDFKVICINLHFEYKDRERKRHSQVEVYSLRTNSWKQLGDCCPSYLTSHLVNKQPVISLFDVAKEEFHEMTPPNSMPSDGNHIGLVGSCLSPLAHNPSEGYEVWTMRELRKLVSWTKLYEIEFPSYISFYDKDTGRFSENLRFPVDSIYGNRLVAHAKSLISPSYSARV
- the LOC116215425 gene encoding pentatricopeptide repeat-containing protein At1g11290, chloroplastic-like encodes the protein MIQRLLALLKEFSDNVIRVKTIHARIIVEGLYTQQPLAHRLVRIYSDLGILQYARHVFDKTSHPETPLCNAMISGYVRNERFTEALDLFKLMRSRCLEIDSYSCNFALKACTALSDSQTGMDIIKFSINRGFRNEFLGSSIITFLVKLGNVNEAREVFDHLPERDIVCWNAMISGYVRAGKFNEACDLFIKMQRCGVKPSPVTMASLVQLCEGFQSLRLGKSVHGSTFNRQVDGDVRVMTSLVNMYSRLGDIASAFQVFNSMPVRNLVSWNAMISGYIQNGFIREAFALFQELVKDSCRCFDSGTIVSLLHACALRVDLEGGKVIHGCMYRMGYELSIILSTALVDLYLKCNALELALRVFDRMQDRNVITWTAMMVGLAQNGRAGEALKLFRQMQEEGVVANPVTLVSLIHACTHFGTPRKGMSVHAHILRRNIDFSSVNVTALIDMYAKCGKIDYADRVLRFCPVQKDVILWNSLIAGFGMHGFGGRALAAYHKMIDEGIKPEESTFVSVLTACNHSGLVKEGAELFYSMETDHNIRPGQKLYACFVDLLSRAGRLGEAKDLIQQMPFEPDSSVFEALLNGCQVHKNVDLGVRAAGRLLQLDIANPGIYVMLSNIYARARKWDQVEYVRGLMRQRGLMKTPGFSLVEIGETVHTFFAGNNSHPNWPEIEELLDTLRLEVEALGYAADTSCVLRNVDEPMKVKLLWGHSERLAIAFALLSTPAGSSIRITKNLRVCIDCHNVTKHISQVVKREIVVRDANRFHHFVNGRCSCNDYW